TGGAAAACGACAACCTTTCTATAAAATTTCTGCCCTAAACAATATAACCAATGGCTTTCAATTGGCTGAGCACAAAGTCTTTTGCATATTCAAAGACTTCTTCCCGCTCAGGTTCATTAAAAATTTCATGATAACATTTCGGCCATTCCTTGAACCTTTTCTCAGATAATGGCACATGGTTAAACCATTCCTTAACAGGTACTTTATTGACAATTTTATCATCGCCGCCTTGCATGACAAGCAAAGGGATATCCTGTGTTTTTCCAAGGTTAAGGAAAGCCTCCTTCATTGCCCCGGCAAGTTCACGGTACCACCTGACAGAAACTTTTGTCACGTATAGTGTATCATTCGAATCTGCTTCTATTACATCTTGATTTCTCGTTGCCATTTGAATCGTTAGTCCAGAATCCATCCTAAGGGTTGGGAAAATAACATTTAATCCATATGAAAGAAACTCTGAAATCTTTGAAGGTGTATGAATTAACCCTAAACAAGGAGATGAAAGGATCACTCCTGCAATATTTAACCTTTGCTCTTGCATCATACGGATGGAAATCAGCCCCCCCATACTATGACCAAGTAAAAATACAGGCAATTCATACCGGTAGGCTGCTTGAATCCAATCTTTTACTTCAAATATGTATTCATCAAAAGAATCAATATGACCTCTGTTGGATCTTGTTGTCATGCCCTGGCCAGGGAGGTCACCCATTACGACATGAAAGCCGGATGAACGCCACATTTCGATCAGCCAGCCGTATCTGCGATGGTGTTCCATTGCCCCATGAACCATCACAATGACTGCTTTCGCATCTCCTTCTGCTTCCCACTTCCACATCTTGCTTCCTCCTAGAAAAAAAATACAGCTGCCAATGCTCATGTTTAAAAGATCATTTTACCATAAAGGATAAAAAAATCCCTTATAGAAGTTTGCTTCCATACAGAACTGAGTTAAACTTTTTGATAATGAAATAAACTTTCCGCTAAAATAATACTATTATGATGTAAAGGAGTCCAGAATATGATTTATCCCTATAAAAATAAATACCCTTCTATTGCAGAATCTGCATTTATTGCCGACTATGTAACCATTACCGGCGACGTTGAAATTGGCGAAGAATCAAGCATCTGGT
Above is a genomic segment from Neobacillus endophyticus containing:
- a CDS encoding alpha/beta hydrolase, translated to MWKWEAEGDAKAVIVMVHGAMEHHRRYGWLIEMWRSSGFHVVMGDLPGQGMTTRSNRGHIDSFDEYIFEVKDWIQAAYRYELPVFLLGHSMGGLISIRMMQEQRLNIAGVILSSPCLGLIHTPSKISEFLSYGLNVIFPTLRMDSGLTIQMATRNQDVIEADSNDTLYVTKVSVRWYRELAGAMKEAFLNLGKTQDIPLLVMQGGDDKIVNKVPVKEWFNHVPLSEKRFKEWPKCYHEIFNEPEREEVFEYAKDFVLSQLKAIGYIV